One part of the Coffea eugenioides isolate CCC68of chromosome 10, Ceug_1.0, whole genome shotgun sequence genome encodes these proteins:
- the LOC113749409 gene encoding aminoacylase-1-like: MFDFRCSAGKMSEQQRFCHHHLLLSPLLLPFLSFSLFLAAAAEIHHQNPPPAITRFQQYLQISSAHPTPDYTSAINFLTSFSNSIPSLQSQILYFTPEKDKPLLLLTWPGSDPTLPSVLLNSHLDSVPADPSKWVHPPFSAYHSSDGKIFARGAQDDKCIGIQYLEAIKRLIEEKNFSPLRTVHISFVPDEEIGGFDGMAKFVKSEEFKALNLGFVLDEGQASPGDEYRVFYADRQPWHIVIKAVGMPGHGSRMFDNSAMENLMKSVEVITKFRDAEFDKVKAGLAANSEVISANPVFLKAGIPSPTGFVMNVQPSEAEAGFDLRLPPTADPDAVRRRIAEEWAPSWRNMSFEITEKGPLRDHKGRPLLTPTNDSNTWWSVFKQAVTSAGGKLAKPEILPSTTDARFMRQLGIPTIGFSPMRNTPILLHDHNEFLKDSVYLEGIKVYESVIKSLSSFADSS; this comes from the exons ATGTTTGACTTCCGATGTTCCGCTGGTAAAATGTCCGAACAACAACGCTTCTGTCACCACCATCTCCTACTCTCCCCTCTTCTGCTCCCCTTCCTCTCCTTCTCCCTCTTTCTTGCAGCAGCTGCTGAAATCCACCACCAAAATCCACCGCCGGCTATCACTCGTTTCCAACAATACCTCCAAATTAGCTCTGCCCATCCCACCCCAGACTACACCTCCGCCATCAACTTCCTCACCAGCTTCTCCAACTCCATCCCTTCCCTGCAATCCCAAATCCTTTACTTCACTCCGGAAAAGGACAAACCCCTCCTCCTCTTAACATGGCCCGGCTCAGACCCCACTCTTCCATCCGTCCTCCTCAACTCCCACCTCGACTCCGTGCCAGCAGACCCCTCCAAGTGGGTTCATCCCCCCTTCTCCGCTTACCACTCCTCCGACGGAAAAATCTTTGCCCGCGGTGCCCAGGATGATAAATGCATCGGTATTCAGTATTTGGAGGCGATAAAGAGGTTAATTGAGGAGAAAAACTTCAGCCCTCTTCGGACTGTGCACATCTCATTTGTCCCAGATGAGGAGATTGGGGGTTTTGATGGGATGGCGAAGTTCGTGAAATCCGAAGAGTTTAAGGCATTGAATCTGGGGTTTGTGTTGGATGAAGGGCAGGCCTCGCCTGGAGATGAGTATAGAGTGTTTTATGCTGACCGGCAGCCGTGGCATATCGTGATTAAGGCAGTTGGAATGCCCGGTCATGGGTCGAGGATGTTTGATAATTCAGCAATGGAGAATTTGATGAAGAGTGTGGAGGTTATTACCAAGTTTAGAGATGCTGAATTTGATAAGGTTAAGGCTGGGCTGGCTGCCAATTCTGAGGTTATTTCTGCAAATCCCGTGTTTTTGAAGGCTGGAATTCCTTCTCCCACA GGATTTGTGATGAATGTACAACCCTCTGAGGCAGAGGCAGGATTTGACTTGCGGCTGCCACCAACAGCTGACCCGGATGCCGTGAGAAGAAGGATTGCAGAGGAATGGGCACCCTCTTGGAGGAATATGAGTTTTGAG ATAACAGAGAAAGGACCTCTAAGAGACCACAAAGGACGCCCATTATTGACTCCGACAAATGATTCCAATACTTGGTGGTCTGTTTTCAAGCAAGCTGTCACTTCTGCTGGTGGTAAACTTGCAAAGCCTGAAATCTTGCCATCAACTACTGATGCTCGGTTCATGAGGCAGCTTGGAATTCCTACCATTGGGTTTTCACCTATGAGAAACACGCCAATACTACTTCATGACCACAATGAG TTCCTGAAGGATTCTGTCTATTTGGAGGGAATTAAAGTATACGAATCTGTAATCAAATCTTTGAGCTCTTTTGCTGATTCTTCATGA